The Micromonospora krabiensis genome window below encodes:
- a CDS encoding AMP-binding protein: MDLPFIVTTLTRRGLLTPGRPIRVASQLSALRRWGWSLAGELRQAAARDPDRPAIIDEDGVELTYQRLLDRAERTARSLRAGLGIQAGDRIGVLCRNHHGLIETIVAATLLGADAVLVNTGLSPGQLATVAEEQRLRVLVHDDEFAERVLTLPPELPRLDERAREELVVGALPGELHPPERDGRIIVLTSGTTGAPKGARRPTPNGFGPLVSIIDRIPLHTRDRVMIAAPIFHTWGFAALQVCFALRATIVLHRRFDPAATVAALADHRCDALFAVPVMLQRLLELPSPDPRPPLKVVAVSGSALPGGLAPRFMDVYGDVMYNLYGSTEVSWASIAGPTDLRAAPTTAGRAPHGTRLEILDATGEPVPAGRVGRIFVGNEMLFEGYTSGASRETRDGLLDTGDLGRLNADGLLFVDGRADDMIVSGGENVFPSEVEDLLAQLPQVREAAVIGVPDPEFGQRLAAFLALHPGETLDPEAVREYVRHYLARFSVPRDVVFVKYLPRNATGKVLTRELRRYFG; encoded by the coding sequence ACCCCCGGCCGGCCCATCCGGGTCGCCTCGCAGCTCAGCGCACTGCGGCGGTGGGGCTGGAGCCTCGCCGGCGAGCTGCGCCAGGCCGCCGCCCGGGACCCCGACCGACCGGCGATCATCGACGAGGACGGCGTCGAGCTGACGTACCAGCGGCTGCTCGACCGGGCCGAGCGGACCGCCCGTTCGCTGCGGGCCGGGCTCGGCATCCAGGCCGGGGACCGCATCGGCGTCCTGTGCCGCAACCACCACGGTCTGATCGAGACGATCGTCGCGGCGACCCTGCTCGGGGCCGACGCGGTGCTGGTCAACACCGGGCTCTCGCCGGGGCAGCTCGCCACCGTCGCCGAGGAACAGCGGCTTCGGGTGCTCGTGCACGACGACGAGTTCGCCGAACGCGTCCTCACCCTGCCACCCGAACTGCCCCGACTGGACGAGCGCGCCCGTGAGGAGCTGGTCGTCGGCGCCCTGCCGGGTGAGCTGCACCCGCCGGAGCGCGACGGACGGATCATCGTGCTCACCTCCGGCACCACCGGCGCGCCGAAGGGCGCCCGCCGCCCGACCCCCAACGGCTTCGGGCCGCTGGTGTCCATCATCGACCGGATCCCGCTGCACACCCGCGACCGGGTGATGATCGCCGCCCCGATCTTCCACACCTGGGGATTCGCCGCACTCCAGGTCTGCTTCGCGCTGCGGGCCACCATCGTGCTGCACCGCCGCTTCGACCCGGCCGCCACGGTCGCCGCACTGGCCGACCACCGGTGCGACGCGCTGTTCGCCGTGCCGGTGATGCTCCAGCGGCTCCTGGAGCTGCCGTCGCCCGACCCGCGCCCCCCGCTGAAGGTGGTCGCGGTCAGCGGCTCCGCCCTGCCCGGCGGCCTCGCACCCCGGTTCATGGACGTCTACGGCGACGTCATGTACAACCTCTACGGCTCGACCGAGGTCTCCTGGGCCTCCATCGCCGGCCCCACCGACCTGCGCGCCGCGCCGACCACCGCTGGCCGGGCGCCGCACGGCACCCGCCTGGAGATCCTCGACGCCACCGGCGAGCCGGTGCCCGCAGGACGCGTCGGGAGGATCTTCGTGGGCAACGAGATGCTGTTCGAGGGGTACACCTCCGGCGCGAGCCGGGAGACCCGCGACGGGCTGCTCGACACCGGCGACCTGGGCCGGCTCAACGCCGACGGACTGCTCTTCGTCGACGGGCGGGCGGACGACATGATCGTCTCGGGTGGCGAGAACGTCTTCCCGTCCGAGGTGGAGGACCTGCTCGCCCAGCTCCCCCAGGTACGCGAGGCGGCCGTCATCGGCGTACCCGACCCCGAGTTCGGCCAGCGCCTCGCCGCGTTCCTCGCCCTGCACCCCGGCGAGACGCTGGACCCGGAGGCCGTCCGCGAGTACGTCCGGCACTACCTCGCCCGCTTCTCCGTGCCCCGGGACGTCGTGTTCGTGAAGTACCTGCCGCGCAACGCCACCGGCAAGGTGCTCACCCGCGAGTTGCGCCGCTACTTCGGCTGA
- the purD gene encoding phosphoribosylamine--glycine ligase translates to MRVLLVGSGGREHALALGLASDPAVTTLIAAPGNPGIAAVAELRTVEATDPAAVAALAVETGSDLVVIGPEAPLVAGVADAVRAKGIPVFGPSAEAARLEGSKAFAKDVMTAAGVPTARAYTCADPESVARALDEFGPPYVVKNDGLAAGKGVVVTDDRARAEEHARECGRVVIEEYLDGPEVSLFVVTDGEAAVPLLPAQDFKRIGDGDTGPNTGGMGAYAPLPWAPPGLVDEVMRDVVHPTLAELRRRGAPFAGLLYVGLAMTAAGPRVIEFNARFGDPETQVVLALLETPLGGLLHAAATGTLAEHPPLRWRDGAAVTVVVASEGYPAAARTGDVITGADGPGIIHAGTARRADDGALLSAGGRVLCGTATGPDLATARDAAYELVRGIGLAGSQHRTDIAAAAIEGRIAIPG, encoded by the coding sequence GTGCGGGTACTTCTGGTGGGTTCTGGGGGGCGCGAGCACGCGCTCGCGCTCGGGTTGGCGTCCGATCCGGCGGTCACGACGCTGATCGCGGCACCGGGTAATCCGGGGATCGCGGCGGTCGCCGAACTGCGTACGGTCGAGGCGACCGATCCCGCGGCGGTGGCCGCGCTGGCGGTCGAGACCGGCAGCGACCTCGTGGTGATCGGCCCGGAGGCGCCGCTGGTCGCCGGCGTGGCCGACGCCGTACGCGCCAAGGGGATCCCGGTGTTCGGCCCGTCCGCCGAGGCGGCCAGGCTGGAGGGGTCGAAGGCGTTCGCCAAGGACGTGATGACCGCGGCGGGGGTGCCGACCGCGCGGGCCTACACCTGCGCCGACCCGGAGAGCGTGGCCCGCGCGCTGGACGAGTTCGGCCCGCCGTACGTGGTGAAGAACGACGGTCTCGCCGCCGGCAAGGGTGTGGTGGTCACCGACGACCGGGCCCGTGCCGAGGAGCACGCGCGGGAGTGCGGCCGGGTCGTCATCGAGGAGTACCTGGACGGCCCCGAGGTGTCCCTGTTCGTGGTCACCGACGGCGAGGCCGCGGTGCCGCTGCTGCCGGCGCAGGACTTCAAGCGGATCGGCGACGGTGACACCGGTCCGAACACCGGGGGCATGGGGGCGTACGCGCCGCTGCCGTGGGCCCCGCCCGGCCTGGTCGACGAGGTCATGCGGGACGTGGTCCATCCGACGCTGGCCGAGCTGCGCCGCCGGGGCGCCCCGTTCGCCGGGCTCCTCTACGTGGGGCTGGCGATGACCGCCGCCGGCCCCCGCGTGATCGAGTTCAACGCGCGCTTCGGTGACCCGGAGACGCAGGTGGTGCTGGCGTTGCTGGAGACGCCGCTCGGCGGGCTGCTGCACGCGGCGGCGACCGGCACGTTGGCCGAGCACCCGCCGCTGCGTTGGCGGGACGGCGCCGCTGTGACGGTGGTGGTCGCGTCGGAGGGCTATCCGGCCGCCGCCCGCACCGGCGACGTGATCACCGGCGCGGACGGTCCGGGCATCATCCACGCCGGCACCGCCCGCCGGGCCGACGATGGCGCGCTGCTCTCCGCGGGCGGCCGTGTCCTCTGCGGTACGGCCACCGGCCCCGACCTGGCCACCGCGCGGGACGCCGCGTACGAGCTGGTGCGTGGCATCGGGCTGGCCGGTTCGCAGCACCGCACCGACATCGCCGCCGCCGCGATCGAGGGCCGGATCGCGATCCCCGGCTGA
- a CDS encoding type IV toxin-antitoxin system AbiEi family antitoxin domain-containing protein, with translation MTPLDILRRVAAGQDGMVTVEQAVRAGLSKDQVRQMCRSGRWQRVLRGCFVLGETRSVETLRRAQIRAAVTSLGPGAFAVHETALELHGIAGLRSTGQVHVSVPVDRPRPQRGLAPWLAVHQLTVTPGDLAGVVGLKVTSPLRTVSDVILKVDRFAAVSVLDSALNRGLVTPDDLLAVPGMIHGRRGAVAARGYLAEADGRAQSPLETRTRLRCVDGRVPPDALQLEVRDHDGYLLGIGDLGWRAPRVLAEADGRDSHDTPDAVFADRRRQNRLVNAGWTVLRFTWADTLRPDYIPWTVRQAVAAARRT, from the coding sequence GTGACGCCACTCGATATCTTGCGCAGGGTCGCCGCCGGGCAGGACGGGATGGTGACCGTCGAGCAAGCCGTGCGTGCCGGCCTGAGCAAGGACCAGGTTCGGCAGATGTGCAGGTCCGGTCGGTGGCAGCGGGTCCTGCGAGGGTGCTTCGTTCTGGGCGAGACGCGGAGCGTCGAGACCCTGCGGCGGGCACAGATAAGGGCTGCCGTGACCAGCCTCGGCCCGGGTGCGTTCGCCGTCCACGAGACGGCTCTCGAGCTGCACGGCATCGCCGGTCTGCGTTCGACTGGTCAGGTCCACGTCTCGGTGCCGGTGGATCGACCGCGGCCGCAGCGTGGCCTGGCCCCGTGGCTGGCGGTGCATCAGCTGACCGTCACTCCCGGCGACCTCGCCGGTGTTGTGGGCCTCAAGGTCACCTCACCGCTCCGCACCGTCTCGGACGTCATCCTCAAGGTTGACCGGTTCGCCGCGGTGTCCGTGCTCGACTCGGCGCTCAACCGTGGCCTCGTCACGCCGGACGACCTGCTGGCGGTGCCGGGCATGATCCATGGCCGGCGGGGAGCGGTTGCCGCTCGCGGCTACCTGGCCGAGGCGGACGGGCGGGCGCAGTCGCCGCTGGAGACGCGTACGCGGCTGCGCTGCGTCGACGGCCGGGTGCCACCGGACGCGCTCCAACTGGAGGTACGCGACCACGACGGCTATCTGCTCGGCATCGGTGACCTGGGCTGGCGTGCCCCGCGGGTGCTCGCCGAGGCCGACGGGCGGGACTCGCACGACACCCCGGACGCGGTCTTTGCCGACCGCCGACGGCAGAACCGTCTGGTCAACGCCGGTTGGACGGTGCTCCGGTTCACCTGGGCCGACACCCTCCGCCCCGACTACATCCCCTGGACGGTCCGCCAAGCCGTAGCCGCCGCCCGCCGCACCTGA
- a CDS encoding adenylosuccinate synthase, whose amino-acid sequence MPAIVLIGAQWGDEGKGKVTDLLGERVDYVVRYSGGNNAGHTVITPDGQKYALHLMPSGALSPSAKIVIGNGVVVDPKVLLTEIDGLAERGVDVSRLRISGDAHLIMPHHRALDRVVERYLGSSRIGTTGRGIGPAYGDKVARMGIRLQDLLDPGILRKKLELALREKNQILFKVYNRKAIDVEATVEEYLAYAERLKPYIAETRGLLWDALDRGETVLLEGAQATMLDMDHGTYPFVTSSNPTAGGACVGAGIPPTAINRVIAVSKAYTTRVGSGPFPTELFDANGEHLRKIGHEYGTTTGRERRCGWFDAVVARYSCRLNGVTDLVITKLDVLTGLPKVPICVGYEINGKRVDDMPMTQTDFHHATPVYEELDGWWEDITKVRSVDELPENARRYIARIEELCNTRVSVIGVGPGREENVVQHPLLP is encoded by the coding sequence ATGCCAGCGATCGTGCTCATCGGCGCTCAGTGGGGCGACGAGGGCAAGGGCAAGGTTACCGACCTGCTGGGTGAGCGGGTCGACTACGTGGTGCGTTACTCAGGCGGCAACAACGCCGGGCACACGGTGATCACGCCGGACGGCCAGAAGTACGCGCTGCACCTGATGCCCTCCGGAGCGCTCTCGCCCAGCGCGAAGATCGTCATCGGCAACGGTGTCGTGGTCGACCCGAAGGTGCTGCTCACCGAGATCGACGGCCTCGCCGAGCGGGGTGTCGATGTCTCCCGGCTGCGGATCTCCGGCGACGCGCACCTGATCATGCCGCACCACCGGGCGCTGGACCGGGTCGTCGAGCGTTACCTCGGCTCCTCCCGGATCGGCACCACCGGCCGGGGCATCGGCCCGGCCTACGGCGACAAGGTCGCCCGGATGGGCATCCGCCTGCAGGACCTGCTCGACCCGGGCATCCTGCGCAAGAAGCTGGAACTCGCGCTGCGCGAGAAGAACCAGATCCTGTTCAAGGTCTACAACCGCAAGGCGATCGACGTCGAGGCGACGGTCGAGGAATACCTGGCGTACGCGGAGCGGCTGAAGCCGTACATCGCCGAGACCCGGGGGCTGCTCTGGGACGCCCTCGACCGGGGCGAGACGGTCCTGCTGGAGGGCGCCCAGGCCACCATGCTCGACATGGACCACGGCACCTACCCGTTCGTGACGTCGTCCAACCCCACCGCAGGCGGGGCCTGCGTGGGCGCGGGCATCCCGCCGACCGCCATCAACCGGGTCATCGCGGTGAGCAAGGCGTACACGACGCGGGTCGGGTCCGGGCCCTTCCCGACCGAGCTCTTCGACGCCAACGGGGAGCACCTGCGCAAGATCGGCCACGAGTACGGCACCACCACCGGCCGGGAGCGCCGGTGCGGCTGGTTCGACGCCGTGGTGGCCCGCTACTCCTGCCGCCTCAACGGCGTGACCGACCTGGTCATCACCAAGCTGGACGTGCTCACCGGCCTGCCGAAGGTGCCGATCTGCGTCGGCTACGAGATCAACGGCAAGCGCGTCGACGACATGCCGATGACCCAGACCGACTTCCACCACGCCACGCCCGTCTACGAGGAGCTGGACGGCTGGTGGGAGGACATCACCAAGGTTCGCAGCGTGGACGAGCTGCCGGAGAACGCCCGCCGCTACATCGCGCGCATCGAGGAACTCTGCAACACCCGCGTGAGCGTCATCGGCGTGGGCCCCGGCCGAGAGGAAAACGTGGTCCAACACCCCCTCCTCCCCTAA